Proteins encoded within one genomic window of Arachis ipaensis cultivar K30076 chromosome B08, Araip1.1, whole genome shotgun sequence:
- the LOC107611674 gene encoding putative F-box protein At1g67623 → MTIDCFSKIAFIPNDIWVAITIKVASHSIRDLCSLRMTCKAARNAGDTDIVRRSVSIPPPHATPWWWCINPESKRFFDRCMVAGHPELLFREALRELFIRRNENVGLQMLNSATSTGHAAAKYALSMTLLLRTDDNVGKQKGLELYRQLDAAGSLADCNVRCFSILIILWSGEVQMPHIQEQHTVCASPTCFTRGHMPLLYDYRRRAAERNSVHAFGGAAHIPCIQCRADYDLQAFVNLP, encoded by the coding sequence ATGACAATCGactgtttttcaaaaatcgctTTCATTCCGAACGACATCTGGGTAGCAATAACCATTAAAGTTGCGTCACACTCCATTCGCGACCTGTGCAGTCTCAGAATGACCTGTAAGGCTGCACGCAATGCGGGAGACACCGATATTGTTCGCCGGAGTGTTTCCATCCCACCGCCGCATGCCACGCCGTGGTGGTGGTGCATCAACCCAGAGTCAAAGAGATTCTTTGATCGCTGCATGGTAGCTGGCCATCCAGAACTTCTGTTTCGAGAGGCACTTCGGGAACTCTTCATCAGACGTAACGAAAACGTTGGCCTCCAGATGCTGAATAGTGCAACAAGTACAGGCCATGCAGCAGCCAAATACGCACTGAGCATGACGTTGCTGCTTCGCACGGACGACAACGTCGGAAAACAAAAAGGGCTGGAACTGTATCGCCAGCTTGATGCGGCTGGTTCACTCGCTGATTGTAACGTAAGGTGCTTTTCAATTCTGATAATCTTGTGGTCAGGTGAGGTCCAAATGCCACACATACAAGAACAACACACCGTCTGTGCCTCACCTACGTGCTTCACGAGGGGCCACATGCCTCTTCTGTATGACTATCGCAGACGTGCAGCGGAGCGAAACTCCGTCCATGCTTTCGGAGGGGCCGCTCATATCCCCTGCATCCAGTGTCGCGCAGACTACGACCTGCAAGCCTTCGTCAACCTCCCATGA